The Tepidibacter aestuarii genome contains a region encoding:
- the proB gene encoding glutamate 5-kinase, whose amino-acid sequence MQYREKLKKADKIVIKVGSSTLTYSNGRLNFNRLEKLARVLTDLRNQGKKVILVSSGSIVVGNEKLGLTKRSEKLPEVQAAAAIGQAVLMKIYQKFFEEYNQLVAQILVTKDVMDNSIRKNNAENTFNTLVDMGIIPIVNENDTVATDEIEFGDNDTLSATVASLIKADILILLSDIDGLYTNDPRKDSSANIISIVNGISREIEEVASGAGTTFGTGGMITKISAAKICNESGVDMVIANGKDPHIIYDILSGEDLGTLFLA is encoded by the coding sequence GGAAGGTTAAATTTTAATCGATTGGAAAAATTAGCAAGAGTATTAACTGATTTACGTAATCAAGGGAAAAAAGTGATTTTAGTTTCTTCTGGATCTATTGTGGTGGGAAATGAGAAACTAGGATTAACAAAGCGATCAGAAAAATTACCAGAAGTACAAGCTGCTGCTGCTATAGGTCAAGCTGTATTAATGAAAATATATCAGAAATTTTTTGAAGAATATAATCAATTGGTGGCTCAAATTCTTGTAACAAAGGATGTAATGGATAATTCTATTAGAAAGAATAATGCAGAAAATACTTTTAACACTCTTGTAGATATGGGTATCATTCCCATTGTAAATGAGAATGATACTGTCGCAACTGATGAGATTGAATTTGGAGACAATGACACGTTATCAGCAACTGTAGCATCTTTAATAAAGGCAGACATTTTGATTTTATTATCTGATATAGACGGGTTGTATACTAATGATCCAAGAAAAGATTCTTCAGCTAACATAATTTCTATCGTAAATGGAATATCTCGTGAAATAGAAGAAGTAGCTAGTGGTGCTGGTACAACATTTGGAACAGGTGGCATGATAACTAAAATATCGGCTGCAAAAATATGTAATGAATCAGGAGTTGATATGGTGATTGCTAATGGAAAAGATCCTCATATAATATATGATATATTATCTGGCGAAGATTTAGGAACTTTATTTTTAGCTTAG